Genomic DNA from Halobaculum sp. CBA1158:
GCGGACCGCCTGGACGCCCGACGCGACGCCGGGTGACCGCCCGCGGCGATCCCCGCGAGTACCTTTTTGGTCGCGCGCCGCCAGGTGTCACGTGACATGGTCTTCAAGAAGATCACGCTGATCGGTCGCAGCACCGAGAGCTTCGACGACGCCGCCGACGACGCCATCGACCGCGCCGAGGAGACGCTCGACGAGGTGCACTGGGTCGAGGTCGAGGAGTTCGGCGTCGAGGTGGCGTCGGTCGAGGGACGGGAGTACCAGGCGGAGGTGGAAGTCGCCTTCGAGCTCCAGAACTAGTCCGGTCGGGTCCGGAACCGGTCCCGCGGAGGTACGACCACGCGGGCGACGCGGCCGGCCGCCGCCCGACCGCGACGCCCGCACTCGAGCGCGCACCGATCTCCGATCAGGCGTCGCCGGCTCCGTCGCCCGCCACCGACTCGTCGGGAACGTCCTCGGAGGCGTCGCCGTCGACAGGTTCTTCGGATCCGTCGCCCGCGCCGTGCGTGTCGCGCGCGTGGTCGACGGTCGACTCCTCGCGCATCGTCACCTGCGCGACGCCGCTGGTGTCGTCGAACACGAGATGGCTGTGCGGGTACGCGAACTCGACGTCGGCTTCCTCTTCCTCCAACACCTCCCACACGGCCGTCTGGACGGACGAGCGGACGGTGAGCTCCTTGTAGGGGTTCTTCGCCCAGTAGCGGAGGGTGAGTTCGACGCCGTGGTCGCCGTAGGCGTCGATGTAGCACGTGGGCTTCGCGGGGTAGCGCGCGACGCCGATCCGGATGTCGGGACCGCCCTCGATCACCGGGTCACAGGAGGCGGCCGCCCGCTCGATCAACTGCCGCGCGCGCTCGACGTTCGACTCGTACGTCACGAGGATCGACAAAGACAGCCGGGTGCGCTCGTCCTCGGCCGAGAGGTTGGTGACGCGGTGGTCCCGGATGTAGGAGTTGGGGATCACCTCGAAGGTGTTGTCGACGGTGAAGACCTTGGTGTACCGCAGCGTCACGTCCTCGACGAACCCGCGGGTTCCCTCCGGGAACTCGAC
This window encodes:
- a CDS encoding dodecin, which encodes MVFKKITLIGRSTESFDDAADDAIDRAEETLDEVHWVEVEEFGVEVASVEGREYQAEVEVAFELQN
- a CDS encoding mechanosensitive ion channel family protein, with product MQTGPTAARAATAAPLTAAEGPLAGIGAAYRTALGFPGVQVAVVVAFLIAGLILSTYAIRLLGRPVARRFARESVAHVVLRGLRLAVVLLFGAAGLSAAGVELGNIVLSVTVFSAVVGVVLAPIVGSIISGVFVLADQPFEIGDMVEFPEGTRGFVEDVTLRYTKVFTVDNTFEVIPNSYIRDHRVTNLSAEDERTRLSLSILVTYESNVERARQLIERAAASCDPVIEGGPDIRIGVARYPAKPTCYIDAYGDHGVELTLRYWAKNPYKELTVRSSVQTAVWEVLEEEEADVEFAYPHSHLVFDDTSGVAQVTMREESTVDHARDTHGAGDGSEEPVDGDASEDVPDESVAGDGAGDA